A genomic region of Bernardetia sp. ABR2-2B contains the following coding sequences:
- a CDS encoding EbsA family protein, with protein MTQLSISTGIGLSIFYTFFLGGIFALFLFLPKGEATNKYFHFVMIAVPLLLFGIYYFLLFWTTFKIDNQKLIIEQKRILRNEIKEFENIEKIFFYRRKGNYILQIESKNEEEPTQYFGFSKSNKKEIQSFLEKNDFEVEYR; from the coding sequence ATGACACAGCTTTCAATCAGTACAGGAATTGGGTTAAGTATTTTTTATACCTTTTTTTTGGGTGGAATTTTCGCTTTATTTCTTTTTCTTCCGAAAGGCGAAGCCACAAACAAATATTTTCATTTTGTAATGATTGCAGTTCCTTTGCTATTATTTGGTATTTATTATTTTCTGTTGTTTTGGACAACTTTTAAAATAGATAATCAAAAACTAATTATTGAACAAAAAAGAATTTTGAGAAATGAAATAAAAGAATTTGAGAATATAGAAAAAATATTTTTTTATCGTCGTAAAGGAAATTACATTCTACAAATTGAATCTAAAAATGAAGAAGAACCTACTCAATATTTTGGTTTTTCGAAGAGTAATAAAAAGGAAATTCAGAGCTTTTTGGAAAAGAATGATTTTGAGGTTGAGTATAGGTAA
- a CDS encoding arsenite methyltransferase, whose amino-acid sequence MKNSIQTSNTLQNESQTEQEIKNMVRQKYEKVALQDKALNASSCCGTTNSSTEVYNIMSEKYDNLNGYNSDADLGLGCGLPTQFAQITKGDTVLDLGSGAGNDCFVARAETGETGKVIGIDFSPTMLKKARQNADKLGYNNVEFREGDIETMPISDNSVDVIVSNCVLNLVPNKKAVFKEMYRTLKDDGHFSISDIVLLGNLPKALQEDAEMYAGCVSGAIQKEDYLNFIKEVGFENITLQKEKAIFIPDDILQKYLSESEIREFRNGQTGVFSITVFAQKNPSSESIKKEIIQEQKSVCSPSSGCC is encoded by the coding sequence ATGAAAAATTCAATTCAAACTTCAAACACATTACAAAACGAATCTCAAACAGAACAAGAAATCAAAAATATGGTTCGTCAGAAATATGAAAAGGTAGCTCTACAAGATAAAGCTCTCAATGCTTCTTCATGCTGTGGAACTACAAACTCTTCAACAGAAGTTTACAATATTATGTCAGAAAAATATGATAATCTAAATGGTTATAATTCTGATGCAGATTTAGGCTTAGGTTGTGGACTTCCTACACAATTTGCTCAAATTACAAAAGGCGATACAGTTCTTGATTTAGGTTCTGGTGCAGGAAACGACTGTTTTGTGGCACGAGCAGAAACAGGCGAAACAGGAAAAGTAATCGGAATAGATTTTTCTCCTACAATGCTCAAAAAAGCTCGTCAGAATGCTGATAAGTTAGGTTATAATAACGTGGAGTTTAGAGAAGGAGATATCGAAACAATGCCTATTTCTGATAATTCTGTTGATGTAATTGTGAGTAATTGTGTGCTGAATCTTGTACCCAATAAAAAAGCTGTTTTTAAAGAAATGTACAGAACTTTGAAAGATGATGGACATTTTAGCATTTCAGATATTGTGCTTTTGGGTAATCTTCCAAAAGCTTTACAAGAAGATGCAGAAATGTATGCAGGTTGTGTTTCTGGAGCGATTCAGAAAGAAGACTATCTCAATTTTATCAAAGAAGTTGGTTTTGAAAATATTACCCTACAAAAAGAGAAAGCTATTTTTATCCCTGATGATATTCTTCAAAAATATCTATCTGAAAGCGAAATAAGAGAATTCAGAAATGGACAAACAGGTGTTTTTAGTATTACTGTTTTTGCTCAAAAAAATCCTTCTTCTGAGTCTATAAAAAAAGAAATTATTCAAGAACAAAAAAGTGTGTGTAGTCCAAGTAGTGGCTGTTGTTAA
- a CDS encoding peptidoglycan DD-metalloendopeptidase family protein — protein MRNLSKLFFVFLFSLSFLLLNINESFSQRKKQLEKERSTILSRITNTNRILKRTQKEKKTTISSLSAINGQINQRKQLVRVIGKELKLLDESIRENQNIVESLEKDLAELKHEYGIMLYLAYKNNSRYEKLSLLLASNSINELLARLRYFQKYNLLRREQIKQIEYVKQNLSKRTSQLQENKMEKQSLLKVQTKEEKELAALRIKQKQILQKFKVKESKLRADLNKERKILKEVDNLISKTINNSEFSASLSSSEKMTSTSFAKSKGRIVWPVKNGFISAHFGVQPYLPEEKGKPVVKIEKLGIDIQTQPNEPVRSVFAGKVVDVSEIAGRGYLVIIQHGDYFTVYSRLKSVKIKTGEKISAKQPIGTAGSYKDDTYEIEFQIWRHQEKLNPEKWLRK, from the coding sequence TTGAGAAACTTATCTAAACTATTTTTTGTATTTCTATTTTCTTTATCTTTTCTGCTTTTGAATATCAATGAGAGTTTTTCTCAACGAAAAAAGCAGCTTGAAAAAGAGCGATCTACTATTTTGAGTCGGATAACAAATACAAATCGAATCTTAAAACGAACTCAAAAGGAAAAGAAAACTACCATCAGTTCGCTTTCTGCAATAAATGGACAGATAAACCAGCGCAAACAACTTGTTCGTGTAATTGGAAAAGAACTCAAATTATTAGACGAATCAATAAGAGAAAATCAAAACATTGTAGAATCATTAGAAAAAGATTTAGCTGAACTAAAGCACGAATATGGTATTATGCTTTATTTAGCTTACAAAAATAATAGTCGCTACGAAAAACTTTCTCTACTTTTAGCATCTAATTCTATCAATGAACTTTTGGCTCGTTTGCGTTACTTTCAAAAATATAACCTACTTCGAAGAGAACAAATCAAGCAAATAGAATATGTCAAACAAAATTTGAGTAAACGAACGTCTCAACTTCAAGAAAATAAAATGGAAAAGCAATCGCTTCTAAAAGTCCAAACAAAAGAAGAAAAAGAACTCGCAGCTCTAAGAATAAAACAAAAACAAATATTACAGAAATTTAAAGTAAAAGAATCAAAATTACGTGCAGACCTCAATAAAGAACGAAAAATATTAAAAGAAGTTGATAATTTGATTAGTAAGACTATCAATAATTCAGAGTTTTCGGCAAGTCTATCTTCCAGTGAAAAAATGACTTCTACTTCTTTTGCAAAGTCAAAAGGTAGAATAGTTTGGCCTGTCAAGAATGGATTTATTTCAGCTCATTTTGGTGTTCAGCCCTATTTGCCAGAAGAAAAAGGAAAACCTGTTGTAAAAATTGAAAAACTAGGAATTGATATTCAAACGCAACCTAACGAACCTGTACGTTCTGTTTTTGCAGGAAAAGTTGTTGATGTAAGTGAAATTGCTGGGCGAGGTTACTTAGTCATTATTCAACATGGAGATTATTTCACAGTTTATTCTCGTTTGAAGTCTGTCAAAATAAAAACTGGCGAAAAAATAAGCGCAAAACAGCCTATCGGAACAGCAGGAAGCTATAAAGATGATACCTATGAAATTGAATTTCAAATATGGAGGCATCAAGAAAAACTAAACCCTGAAAAATGGCTTAGGAAATAA
- a CDS encoding DUF368 domain-containing protein, whose amino-acid sequence MQNPILWYLKGMAMGAADVVPGVSGGTIAFLMGIYERLLEAIGSFSIPTLRLFFKGKFKEFAEETDLLFLIALFAGIATSIISFAKLFKYLLATYEILTMSFFFGLIIATVWVVGRRIKEWNILAIIWFLIGATLAIGISFSGQVDGSSNPFYLFLCGFIAICSMILPGVSGSFVLLLLGNYALIIGAISDLPSALLRFDIDGIMAGLWIIVPFALGAVTGILTFAKVLSWLFDNYENSLLAVLTGFVLGSLSIIYPWKKVLRTEIIHGKEKVLETMRYIPEIDTHFFMALGLMLIGAILVASIEYFGNKELR is encoded by the coding sequence ATGCAAAATCCAATTTTATGGTATTTGAAAGGAATGGCAATGGGAGCAGCCGATGTAGTTCCAGGAGTTTCTGGGGGTACGATTGCTTTCTTGATGGGAATTTATGAACGCCTTTTAGAAGCCATTGGGAGTTTTTCCATACCCACTTTACGTTTGTTTTTTAAGGGAAAATTTAAAGAATTTGCAGAAGAAACAGATTTATTGTTCTTAATTGCTCTCTTTGCAGGAATAGCAACAAGCATTATTAGCTTTGCCAAACTGTTCAAATATCTGTTAGCTACTTATGAAATATTGACAATGTCTTTTTTCTTCGGACTTATCATAGCAACCGTTTGGGTAGTGGGAAGAAGAATAAAAGAATGGAATATTTTGGCAATTATTTGGTTTTTGATTGGTGCAACATTAGCTATCGGAATTTCTTTTAGTGGACAAGTAGATGGAAGTAGTAATCCTTTTTATCTCTTTTTGTGTGGCTTTATTGCTATTTGTAGTATGATTTTACCAGGTGTTTCGGGTTCTTTTGTACTTTTGCTTTTGGGAAATTACGCTCTTATTATTGGTGCAATTAGTGATTTGCCGTCTGCTCTTCTACGATTTGATATAGACGGAATTATGGCAGGTCTTTGGATTATTGTTCCCTTTGCTTTAGGTGCTGTTACAGGAATCTTGACTTTTGCAAAAGTGCTTTCTTGGCTTTTTGATAACTATGAAAACTCTCTTTTAGCTGTCCTGACAGGCTTTGTGTTGGGTTCACTCTCCATTATTTATCCTTGGAAAAAAGTTTTGAGAACTGAAATAATACATGGAAAAGAGAAAGTTTTGGAAACAATGCGCTACATTCCAGAAATAGACACACATTTTTTTATGGCTCTTGGGCTTATGCTTATTGGTGCTATTTTAGTAGCTTCTATTGAATATTTCGGAAATAAGGAGTTAAGATAA
- a CDS encoding GNAT family N-acetyltransferase, whose product MKLTTERTELNLIQKKDFKEIIASFREENAVKYIKHLQNLSNSEYTNFLENKRILSENQHLYYWVVREKKTEKYIGTMGVMPYLGSDATFHIGFRISKDFQGKGFATELGEKVIDFVKNELKHQQIFGLIMEGNITSQTLLKKLGFQFLKTDFNTDYQIQLETYRLIF is encoded by the coding sequence ATGAAACTTACCACAGAAAGAACAGAATTAAATTTAATTCAGAAAAAAGATTTTAAAGAAATTATTGCCTCTTTTAGAGAAGAAAATGCTGTAAAATACATAAAACATCTTCAAAATTTATCTAATAGTGAGTACACCAATTTTTTAGAGAACAAAAGAATACTTTCTGAGAATCAACATCTTTACTACTGGGTAGTTAGAGAAAAGAAAACTGAAAAATATATCGGAACAATGGGAGTTATGCCTTATTTGGGTTCTGATGCTACTTTTCATATTGGATTTCGTATCTCAAAAGACTTTCAAGGAAAAGGATTCGCTACCGAATTAGGTGAAAAAGTCATTGATTTTGTCAAAAATGAACTGAAACATCAACAAATTTTTGGTTTAATAATGGAAGGAAATATCACTTCACAAACTTTGCTTAAAAAATTAGGATTTCAATTTTTGAAAACTGATTTTAATACTGATTACCAAATTCAGTTAGAAACCTATAGATTAATTTTTTAA
- a CDS encoding DEAD/DEAH box helicase: MTFEDFKLNRQLLNAIEEAGYEKPSPIQEQAIPLLLAGHDVIGVAQTGTGKTAAFMLPLLMKLKYAQGENPRALILAPTRELVIQIHEHFEMLSKYTDLRAVALYGGSGSIKRQLEQVREGMDLIIATPGRLLDIYERNELNLRQIKTMIMDEADRILDMGFMPQINRLLEIISSKKRQNALFSATMPEKVVKLTHDFLEFPEEINISPISVTAETVEQKYYEVPNFRTKINLLDYLLKDKEVFNKVIVFTRTKDVANNVYKFLGRKVDDSVKVIHSNKDQNTRSNAFSDFKNGDIRILVATDVAARGLDVSDVSHVINFEVPKQYDDYVHRIGRTGRAEKEGIAITFANVLDVHHIKKIEKLIGKKIPNERIPTEVEITQTPFEENQKLIKALDFIKQREDPTYKGAFHHKKRYLNPKDAGKKKTRSTSKRKPKKR, encoded by the coding sequence ATGACGTTTGAAGATTTTAAATTAAATAGACAATTATTAAATGCCATTGAAGAAGCAGGGTATGAAAAACCTAGTCCAATTCAAGAACAAGCTATCCCTTTGCTTTTGGCAGGACATGATGTAATTGGAGTAGCACAAACAGGAACAGGAAAAACGGCTGCTTTTATGTTGCCTCTTTTGATGAAACTAAAATATGCACAGGGCGAAAATCCTCGTGCGCTGATTCTTGCGCCTACTCGTGAACTCGTTATTCAGATTCATGAGCATTTTGAGATGCTTAGTAAATATACAGATTTACGTGCCGTTGCTTTGTATGGAGGGAGTGGAAGCATTAAAAGACAGCTTGAGCAGGTTCGTGAAGGGATGGATTTGATTATCGCAACACCAGGGAGATTACTGGATATTTATGAGCGAAATGAACTGAATTTACGCCAAATAAAGACGATGATAATGGATGAAGCAGACCGTATTTTGGATATGGGTTTTATGCCACAAATCAATCGACTACTTGAAATTATTTCTAGTAAAAAACGTCAGAACGCTCTTTTTTCGGCTACTATGCCAGAGAAAGTAGTGAAATTGACCCACGATTTTTTAGAGTTTCCTGAAGAGATAAATATTTCGCCTATTTCAGTTACAGCAGAGACGGTTGAACAAAAATATTATGAAGTTCCTAATTTTAGAACCAAAATTAACTTATTAGATTATTTATTGAAAGACAAAGAAGTTTTTAATAAAGTAATTGTCTTTACAAGAACAAAAGATGTAGCCAATAATGTCTATAAATTTTTGGGTAGAAAGGTAGATGATAGCGTAAAAGTAATTCATAGTAACAAAGACCAAAATACACGAAGTAATGCCTTTAGTGATTTTAAAAATGGAGATATTCGAATTTTGGTAGCGACTGATGTAGCTGCACGAGGATTAGATGTAAGTGATGTAAGCCACGTAATTAATTTTGAAGTTCCGAAGCAGTACGATGATTATGTACACAGGATTGGACGTACAGGACGAGCAGAAAAAGAAGGAATTGCGATTACGTTTGCTAATGTTTTGGATGTTCATCATATCAAAAAAATAGAAAAATTAATTGGAAAGAAAATTCCAAATGAGAGAATACCAACAGAAGTAGAAATTACTCAAACGCCCTTTGAAGAAAATCAAAAACTAATAAAAGCATTGGATTTTATAAAACAGAGAGAAGACCCAACTTACAAAGGAGCTTTTCACCATAAGAAAAGATACTTAAATCCGAAAGATGCAGGAAAAAAGAAAACTAGAAGCACTTCGAAGAGAAAGCCTAAAAAGAGGTAA
- a CDS encoding SAM-dependent methyltransferase, translating to MNTSSTSFDTAYWQNRYKDSDTPWDIGYASPPLVAYFDKLIEKSKENKNLKILIPGAGSSHEAEYLHKKGFKNIFVIDLAVSPLEEFAKRCPTFPKEHLIQDDFFQFEGQNSEYFNFFDLIVEQTFFCALDPRLRGDYAKQMSQLLKKGGKLIGLLFDFPIREEQDSPPFGGSANEYREIFEPYFEIKNLKRCYNSIKPRQGTELFVEMMKEVGELGVRK from the coding sequence ATGAATACTTCTTCTACTTCTTTTGATACTGCTTACTGGCAAAATCGTTATAAAGATTCAGATACTCCTTGGGATATTGGTTATGCTAGTCCTCCTTTAGTAGCTTATTTTGATAAATTAATTGAAAAATCAAAAGAAAATAAGAATTTAAAAATTCTTATTCCAGGGGCAGGAAGTAGCCACGAAGCTGAATATCTGCATAAAAAAGGTTTTAAGAATATTTTTGTGATTGATTTGGCTGTATCACCCTTAGAAGAGTTTGCAAAACGTTGCCCTACTTTTCCAAAAGAACATTTGATTCAAGATGATTTTTTTCAATTTGAAGGACAAAATTCAGAATACTTTAACTTCTTTGATTTGATTGTCGAACAAACTTTTTTTTGTGCCTTAGACCCACGTTTGAGAGGAGATTATGCAAAACAAATGAGTCAGCTTTTGAAAAAAGGAGGAAAACTAATCGGACTTTTATTTGATTTTCCAATCAGAGAAGAACAAGACAGTCCACCTTTTGGGGGAAGTGCAAACGAATACAGAGAGATTTTTGAACCTTATTTTGAAATAAAAAACCTCAAAAGATGTTACAATAGTATCAAACCAAGACAAGGAACAGAACTCTTTGTTGAAATGATGAAAGAAGTTGGGGAACTGGGAGTTAGGAAATAG
- a CDS encoding protein-tyrosine-phosphatase, with product MKTSNVFLSLCIIPFLIFNFSSFTSLSKVEKNKLYPKLQNYSKNLASNFETIDEERKIKLKKIGDYIINKKMDKKQIDMTIICTHNSRRSHFGQAWLQIAAYYYNIEGITTFSGGTESTAFNPRAVAALQRTGIKLEKVGSVDKEGKNPIYLMSVGEKFEKELFMFSKKYSHKQNPQKDFAAIMVCSDADKNCPLVMGADARFAIPFKDPKISDGTDKEAQTYDERCKQIGTEFFFIMDYVKTKLNRE from the coding sequence ATGAAAACTTCAAATGTATTTCTATCTTTATGCATTATTCCTTTCTTGATTTTTAATTTCTCATCTTTTACTTCTTTATCTAAAGTGGAAAAAAATAAGTTGTATCCTAAACTTCAAAATTACTCTAAAAACTTAGCTTCTAATTTTGAAACTATTGATGAAGAACGGAAAATAAAACTAAAGAAAATTGGAGATTATATTATCAATAAAAAAATGGATAAGAAACAAATTGATATGACCATAATCTGTACCCATAATTCACGTAGAAGTCATTTTGGACAGGCTTGGTTACAAATTGCAGCCTATTATTATAATATTGAAGGAATAACTACTTTTTCTGGAGGAACAGAATCGACTGCTTTTAATCCTAGAGCCGTTGCTGCACTGCAAAGAACAGGGATAAAGTTAGAAAAAGTAGGTTCTGTTGATAAAGAAGGGAAAAATCCTATTTATTTGATGTCAGTAGGAGAAAAGTTTGAAAAAGAGCTATTTATGTTTTCAAAGAAATATTCACACAAACAGAATCCTCAAAAAGATTTTGCTGCTATTATGGTTTGTAGTGATGCTGACAAAAACTGTCCTTTAGTTATGGGAGCAGATGCTCGTTTTGCTATTCCATTTAAAGACCCAAAAATATCTGATGGAACAGACAAAGAAGCCCAAACTTATGATGAAAGGTGCAAACAAATAGGAACAGAGTTTTTCTTTATAATGGATTATGTCAAAACCAAATTGAATAGAGAGTAA
- a CDS encoding PglZ domain-containing protein, with product MQRYSILWADDEIEFLKPHILFLEKKDYDVKAVNSGADALEAVEEQNFDIVFLDENMPGMSGLETLTAIKTIRPSLPVIMITKSEEEHIMEDAIGAKIADYLIKPVNPNQILLSIKKILDQKRLVTEKTNLSYQQDFRNLSMTFQDDLDFDEWVEAYKKLIYWELEIEDTENQSMQEILESQKEEANISFAKFIQNNYEYWLNDAGDDEYPMMSHDIMGEWVFPLLEDKKLNEERPLFFILIDNLRYDQWKVVESLLAEYFTVKEEKVYSSILPTTTAYARNAIFSGLLPSEMAEDHPDLWVDDQEEGGKNNFEDEFLRRQMKEFGFGDTKMTYNKILRNHQGKQLVENFNTLQQNELNVIVYNFVDMLSHARTDTAVVRELAPDEAAYRSVTKSWFLHSPLWDMLKKIAEVNSRLIITTDHGTIRTKRPYKIIGDRNTNTNLRYKQGKNLNYNPKNVLVAKNPAKFFLPRQNVSTSFVFTTEDYFFAYPNNYNHYVKYYKDTFQHGGISLEEMIIPFIELEAK from the coding sequence ATGCAACGATATTCCATTCTTTGGGCAGATGATGAAATTGAATTTCTCAAACCTCATATTTTATTTTTAGAGAAAAAAGATTACGACGTAAAAGCTGTAAATAGTGGCGCAGATGCCCTTGAAGCTGTTGAAGAACAAAATTTTGATATTGTATTTTTAGATGAAAATATGCCAGGAATGTCTGGTTTAGAAACTCTTACAGCCATAAAAACTATTCGCCCTTCTTTACCTGTTATTATGATAACTAAAAGTGAAGAAGAGCATATTATGGAAGATGCCATCGGTGCAAAAATTGCCGATTATTTGATAAAGCCTGTTAATCCAAACCAGATTTTGCTTTCTATCAAAAAGATTTTAGATCAAAAAAGATTAGTTACAGAGAAAACAAATCTAAGTTATCAGCAAGATTTTAGAAATCTTTCCATGACTTTTCAAGATGATTTGGATTTTGATGAGTGGGTGGAAGCCTATAAGAAACTCATTTATTGGGAACTTGAAATTGAAGATACCGAAAATCAAAGTATGCAAGAGATTTTGGAGTCTCAAAAAGAAGAAGCCAATATTAGTTTTGCCAAATTTATCCAAAATAATTATGAGTATTGGCTAAATGATGCAGGAGATGATGAGTATCCAATGATGTCGCACGATATTATGGGAGAGTGGGTTTTTCCACTTTTGGAAGATAAAAAACTAAATGAAGAGCGTCCTTTATTCTTTATTTTGATAGATAATTTGCGTTACGACCAGTGGAAAGTTGTCGAATCACTTTTGGCAGAATATTTTACAGTAAAAGAAGAGAAAGTATATTCTTCTATCTTGCCAACTACTACGGCATATGCTCGTAATGCTATTTTCTCAGGGCTTTTACCTTCCGAAATGGCAGAAGACCATCCAGACCTTTGGGTAGATGATCAAGAAGAGGGTGGAAAAAATAACTTTGAAGATGAGTTTTTACGCAGACAAATGAAAGAATTTGGTTTTGGAGATACAAAAATGACCTACAATAAGATTCTTCGTAACCATCAAGGAAAACAACTTGTAGAAAATTTTAATACGCTTCAACAAAACGAACTCAATGTCATTGTTTATAATTTTGTAGATATGCTCTCTCATGCTCGTACTGATACGGCTGTTGTTCGTGAACTTGCACCTGATGAAGCTGCTTATCGTTCAGTAACAAAATCGTGGTTTTTACACTCTCCTTTATGGGATATGTTGAAGAAAATTGCAGAAGTGAATAGTCGTTTGATTATCACAACTGACCACGGAACAATTCGTACGAAACGTCCTTATAAAATTATAGGAGACCGAAACACCAATACAAATTTGCGTTATAAACAAGGAAAAAATCTAAACTATAACCCTAAAAACGTATTAGTAGCCAAAAACCCTGCAAAATTCTTTCTACCTCGTCAGAATGTTTCTACAAGTTTTGTATTTACGACAGAAGACTACTTCTTTGCATATCCAAATAATTATAATCATTACGTAAAATACTATAAAGATACATTTCAGCATGGAGGTATTTCATTAGAAGAAATGATAATTCCTTTTATAGAATTAGAAGCAAAATAG
- a CDS encoding metalloregulator ArsR/SmtB family transcription factor, with amino-acid sequence MGLTKSDIFTEKQNELANLAKVLGHPARIAILQHLIKVNTCIGGDLVNEIGLAQPTISQHLRELKKVGIIQGTIEGTSVCYCINPQNWKDIQTLFNTFFTDFTSKIDSNSCC; translated from the coding sequence ATGGGACTTACCAAATCTGATATTTTTACTGAAAAACAAAACGAACTTGCAAACCTTGCAAAAGTATTGGGACATCCTGCACGAATAGCAATTTTGCAACACTTGATAAAAGTAAATACATGTATTGGAGGAGATTTGGTAAACGAAATTGGATTGGCACAACCCACTATCTCACAACATCTTAGAGAACTCAAAAAAGTAGGAATCATTCAAGGAACTATCGAAGGAACAAGCGTTTGTTATTGTATCAATCCTCAAAATTGGAAAGACATACAAACTCTTTTCAATACTTTTTTTACTGATTTTACTTCAAAAATTGATTCTAATTCGTGCTGTTAA
- the pyrH gene encoding UMP kinase, which produces MYNSNNASNYRYRRILLKLSGEALMGKQQFGIDAERLEQYALEVKKAVDEGLQVAIVIGGGNIFRGMQSPKIGIDRVQGDYMGMLATSINGMALQSALEQVGVYTRLLSGIKMEQICEPYVRRRAIRHLEKGRVVIFVAGLGSPYFTTDSAASLRAIEIGADVVLKGTRVDGVYSEDPEKNPEAVRYSNLSFQEVYNKGLNIMDMTAFTLCRENNLPIIVFDMNEEGNLLKVVHGDEIGTLITEY; this is translated from the coding sequence ATGTATAACTCAAATAACGCTTCAAATTATCGCTATCGTCGCATTTTATTAAAACTAAGTGGTGAGGCTCTTATGGGAAAACAGCAGTTCGGAATCGATGCTGAAAGATTAGAACAATACGCATTAGAAGTAAAAAAAGCTGTTGATGAAGGCTTACAGGTAGCTATCGTAATTGGAGGAGGAAATATTTTTAGAGGAATGCAATCTCCCAAAATAGGTATTGATAGAGTTCAAGGAGATTATATGGGAATGCTTGCTACTTCTATCAACGGAATGGCATTGCAGTCTGCTCTTGAGCAAGTTGGTGTTTATACTCGTTTGCTTTCAGGTATTAAAATGGAACAAATTTGTGAGCCTTATGTACGTCGTCGAGCGATTCGTCACTTAGAAAAAGGACGTGTAGTTATTTTTGTGGCAGGTTTGGGAAGCCCTTATTTCACAACTGATTCTGCTGCTTCGCTTCGTGCTATCGAAATTGGTGCTGATGTAGTTTTGAAGGGAACACGAGTAGATGGTGTTTATTCGGAAGACCCAGAGAAAAATCCAGAGGCTGTTCGTTATTCAAACCTTTCTTTCCAAGAGGTTTATAATAAAGGCTTAAATATTATGGATATGACAGCATTTACGCTTTGTAGAGAAAATAATTTACCAATTATTGTTTTTGATATGAATGAAGAAGGTAATTTATTGAAAGTAGTACACGGAGACGAAATCGGAACATTGATAACAGAATATTAG